One segment of Gordonia terrae DNA contains the following:
- a CDS encoding MlaD family protein, translating into MSSYSSQDFLRGDARGQTRTLVRAGVIAVAVLAVVVTVFAVVYPRATAPKGTDLHLVLPALGPGVDTGSRILLRGAEVGEVTAIDSTDPEVVHVDVVLDPQAADSLTDSFEVDYRPQNYFGVTAVNLIAMPGGSELSDGQTLRRSAAPDFTMSTMIERSSIVVDGTLTRDMIESLDEVMRYADGLSPLIETAIIFTDKVARTQRHLPSTLLREMNDLAEAFPGFNREAMKALDAITGSVFNKMPDGSRGVDEAYHDLMNRSLEVASGGLFGAAGTLLASHSADLTPLVTSFKYLIDPVPQMIGGGASMAKTRKAIEQLRNSFTGDDASKTLQLRLLLDSVPAVSGPLERMKSIDGRRAGGN; encoded by the coding sequence GTGTCGTCATACAGCAGTCAGGACTTCCTCCGCGGGGATGCCCGCGGCCAGACGCGGACACTGGTCCGCGCCGGCGTCATCGCGGTGGCGGTACTCGCCGTCGTGGTCACGGTCTTCGCCGTGGTCTATCCGCGGGCCACCGCGCCCAAGGGCACCGATCTCCATCTGGTGCTGCCGGCTCTCGGCCCGGGGGTGGACACCGGGAGCCGAATCCTGTTGCGCGGCGCGGAGGTCGGCGAGGTAACCGCCATCGACTCCACCGACCCCGAAGTCGTGCACGTCGACGTGGTGCTCGATCCGCAGGCCGCCGACAGTCTCACCGATTCGTTCGAGGTCGACTACCGGCCGCAGAACTACTTCGGCGTCACCGCGGTCAACCTGATCGCGATGCCGGGTGGGTCGGAACTGTCCGACGGACAGACGCTCCGGCGTTCCGCGGCCCCCGACTTCACCATGTCGACGATGATCGAGCGGAGTTCGATCGTCGTGGACGGCACCCTGACGCGGGACATGATCGAGAGCCTCGACGAGGTGATGCGCTACGCCGACGGACTCTCCCCGTTGATCGAGACCGCGATCATCTTCACCGACAAGGTGGCGCGCACCCAACGCCACCTGCCCAGCACGCTGCTGCGCGAGATGAACGACCTTGCCGAGGCATTCCCGGGATTCAACCGTGAGGCGATGAAGGCTCTCGACGCGATCACCGGCAGCGTCTTCAACAAGATGCCCGACGGTTCGCGAGGAGTGGACGAGGCGTACCACGATCTCATGAACCGATCGCTGGAAGTCGCCTCCGGCGGATTGTTCGGTGCGGCGGGAACGCTGCTGGCTTCCCACTCGGCCGACCTGACGCCCCTGGTCACCTCGTTCAAATATCTGATCGACCCGGTACCGCAGATGATCGGCGGGGGTGCGTCGATGGCGAAGACACGAAAGGCAATCGAGCAGTTGCGCAACAGTTTCACGGGCGACGATGCAAGCAAGACGCTGCAGCTGCGCCTCCTCCTCGACAGCGTGCCGGCCGTCTCGGGTCCGCTGGAACGTATGAAGTCCATCGACGGTCGACGCGCGGGAGGTAACTGA
- a CDS encoding MlaD family protein has translation MASRSTVVAGAKVAVVAAVTVMLFVLVVNAMRNPVDASVVTYRADFTDASGLHDNGDVRFRGKRIGKIVSVDLERNDDGSPYARVEFTMDDSQKLTSTSTLAIKYQNLTGVRYLDLQPGKTPGTMVSHATTAQTVPSFDITSLFNGLQPVLTTMNADEVNQFSENAIALLQGDGSGLGPMLDSTQKLARFAENRQQLISTLTSNLARIADTMGGRSPQVMGFLEAVDLPISNAMTVLDEFAVTASAGPALFEPIERLLVALGVNEEFDVDVFLKTTFSSMQEALKSFQLMPNALAGLRGIDTHASFSKQCAKGRAHIPSDVRILMTGSEVVLCNR, from the coding sequence ATGGCATCTCGCAGCACAGTTGTCGCCGGGGCAAAGGTCGCGGTGGTCGCTGCGGTGACCGTCATGTTGTTCGTGCTCGTCGTGAACGCCATGCGGAACCCGGTCGACGCCAGCGTGGTGACCTACCGCGCCGACTTCACCGATGCGTCGGGTCTCCACGACAACGGCGACGTCCGATTCCGCGGGAAGCGGATCGGCAAGATCGTGTCGGTCGACCTCGAACGCAACGACGACGGGTCCCCCTATGCGCGGGTCGAGTTCACCATGGACGACAGCCAGAAGCTGACGTCGACGTCGACCCTGGCGATCAAGTACCAGAATCTGACCGGAGTGCGGTATCTCGACCTGCAACCCGGCAAGACGCCCGGGACCATGGTGAGTCACGCGACGACCGCACAGACGGTTCCGTCCTTCGACATCACGTCACTGTTCAACGGACTCCAACCGGTTCTGACGACGATGAACGCCGACGAGGTCAATCAGTTCAGCGAGAACGCCATCGCCCTGCTCCAGGGTGACGGCAGCGGCCTCGGCCCGATGCTGGACAGCACCCAGAAGCTGGCGCGGTTTGCCGAGAATCGGCAGCAGCTCATCTCCACCCTGACGTCGAATCTGGCTCGTATCGCCGACACGATGGGCGGTCGGTCGCCACAGGTCATGGGTTTTCTGGAAGCGGTCGATCTGCCGATCAGCAACGCCATGACGGTTCTGGATGAGTTCGCGGTCACCGCCAGCGCCGGACCCGCACTCTTCGAACCGATCGAGAGGCTTCTGGTGGCGCTCGGTGTGAACGAGGAATTCGATGTCGACGTATTCCTCAAGACCACGTTCTCGTCCATGCAGGAAGCGCTGAAGTCCTTCCAGCTGATGCCCAATGCGCTTGCAGGTCTGCGAGGCATCGACACGCATGCCTCGTTCAGCAAGCAGTGCGCGAAAGGTCGCGCGCACATTCCCTCCGACGTGCGAATCCTGATGACCGGTAGCGAGGTGGTCCTGTGCAATCGATGA
- a CDS encoding ABC transporter permease, whose amino-acid sequence MTVSALGERSPGVRSVDALRRVGGGVIDRITRSLATIGRSARLAMEMIRFAITDALSLRLAGAEVIDQMWKLFKVTALPALLMAVPIGAEVSVQVGGVMDQVGANSLAGAASGLGVVNQGAPMAAGLLMSGAAASAIASDLGARSIREEIEAMRVIGVNPVQRLIVPRFLAMLAIAPALCVMIIASGVAAGLAISANVNDVVPASFWQSFGTFATPTDLMFSVLKAVLFAFIVVVIASLRGLEAKGGPKGVANAVNASVVLSVLCIFMTNMAVSQLQAMFFPARLA is encoded by the coding sequence ATGACCGTCAGTGCTCTGGGAGAGCGCAGTCCAGGAGTGAGGTCGGTTGACGCGCTCCGCAGGGTGGGTGGCGGCGTGATCGACCGGATCACACGCAGTCTGGCGACCATCGGCCGCTCGGCGCGTCTGGCGATGGAGATGATCCGCTTCGCGATCACCGACGCGCTCTCGTTGCGCCTGGCCGGTGCCGAGGTGATCGATCAGATGTGGAAGCTGTTCAAGGTCACCGCGCTCCCGGCGCTTCTCATGGCGGTGCCCATCGGCGCCGAGGTGTCGGTTCAGGTCGGCGGTGTCATGGATCAAGTCGGCGCGAACTCACTCGCCGGTGCCGCGAGCGGCCTGGGCGTGGTCAACCAGGGAGCCCCGATGGCGGCCGGCCTGCTGATGAGCGGCGCCGCGGCGTCGGCCATCGCCTCGGATCTCGGCGCACGATCGATCCGCGAGGAGATCGAGGCGATGCGGGTCATCGGCGTGAATCCGGTTCAGCGGCTCATCGTGCCCCGGTTCCTGGCCATGCTGGCGATCGCGCCGGCGCTCTGCGTCATGATCATCGCTTCGGGAGTCGCAGCCGGACTTGCGATCTCGGCGAACGTCAACGACGTGGTACCGGCCAGCTTCTGGCAGTCCTTCGGCACCTTCGCGACACCGACGGACTTGATGTTCTCGGTCCTCAAGGCGGTCCTGTTCGCGTTCATCGTCGTGGTGATCGCGAGCCTGCGAGGGCTGGAGGCCAAGGGCGGGCCCAAGGGCGTCGCCAACGCGGTCAACGCGTCGGTGGTCCTGAGCGTCCTCTGCATCTTCATGACGAACATGGCGGTCAGCCAGCTGCAGGCCATGTTCTTCCCGGCCCGATTGGCGTGA
- a CDS encoding MlaD family protein — translation MREIVGSSKRRLAIALGTVVVLLGVITTIGLTSAGATGVDDGAPGGDGFCVDVTDTIGLYEGNPVTQMGIRVGAIDRIESRGDHVRVTFSLDPGRSYPADVKAVTRSKSLLADRSLELVGNYAGGPALAEGRCIGVENSFTPKSISEVAASAADFLKSLSDNGGDDLETALDGADRAFAGTGPQASRMFENAARAAQNPDAFVADIGSSIRDMAPLTDDAVKNWDQIMSIMNQMPSVTQLGTTLFYDVARFCRGIGWTIALMYDIQRNYGEDILWPLLHGPVEDIIAYGAQRAPELGQLVSMTPSVAAAMRQQESSSGALSIPYVAPKIDVGGGQSAPVNALSILLQKAGLQK, via the coding sequence ATGCGAGAGATCGTTGGCTCCTCGAAACGGCGCCTGGCCATCGCGTTGGGGACCGTGGTGGTGTTGCTCGGCGTGATCACCACGATCGGATTGACGTCGGCAGGCGCCACCGGCGTCGACGACGGCGCGCCCGGCGGCGACGGATTCTGCGTCGATGTCACCGACACGATCGGCCTGTATGAGGGAAACCCGGTCACCCAGATGGGTATTCGCGTCGGAGCGATCGACCGGATCGAGAGTCGAGGTGACCACGTACGGGTCACGTTCTCGCTGGACCCTGGGCGCAGCTATCCCGCCGACGTCAAGGCTGTGACCAGATCCAAGTCGCTACTGGCCGACCGCAGTCTGGAGTTGGTGGGCAACTATGCAGGCGGCCCTGCCCTGGCGGAAGGGCGATGCATCGGCGTGGAGAACTCGTTCACCCCGAAGAGCATCTCGGAGGTTGCCGCTTCTGCGGCGGACTTCTTGAAGTCATTGTCCGACAACGGCGGCGACGACCTGGAGACCGCCCTCGACGGTGCGGACCGGGCGTTCGCCGGGACCGGTCCGCAGGCGTCGCGGATGTTCGAGAACGCCGCCCGCGCGGCGCAGAATCCGGACGCGTTCGTCGCCGACATCGGTTCGTCGATCCGCGACATGGCGCCGCTGACCGACGACGCAGTGAAGAACTGGGATCAGATCATGTCGATCATGAACCAGATGCCCTCGGTCACGCAGCTCGGGACGACCCTGTTCTACGACGTCGCGAGGTTCTGCCGGGGAATCGGCTGGACGATCGCGCTGATGTACGACATCCAGCGGAACTACGGGGAGGACATCCTGTGGCCGCTGCTACACGGTCCGGTCGAAGACATCATCGCCTACGGCGCCCAGCGTGCACCCGAACTCGGCCAACTCGTGTCCATGACGCCGTCGGTCGCCGCTGCCATGCGCCAGCAGGAATCGTCCTCCGGTGCGCTCTCGATTCCGTATGTCGCGCCGAAGATCGATGTGGGCGGCGGACAGTCGGCGCCGGTCAATGCACTGTCCATCCTGTTGCAGAAGGCGGGTCTCCAGAAATGA
- a CDS encoding MlaE family ABC transporter permease, whose protein sequence is MTTHAAPRTGALGRLGRSVGESFTNAFATFGQIVVFVGKTFVLLPTTIRHYRKQTMKTMNDMAWGSGSIIVDGGVVSLMFFLGIAVGSVVAIMAFMAFDLLGFGALTGIINSFGNIRVVAPIITGIGFAAQAGCRMTAEIGAMRISEEIDATETMGLRAIPFVVGTRLIGGMLVVLPSYLMALVVSFLTGGLIVKLFHDQPEGTYDHYFAQFVSIPDLLASVAKALIFCAVITIIHCYYGYFASGGPAGVGAASGRAIRASLVAIVVLNFLMTVAIWGLNPVLPFRG, encoded by the coding sequence ATGACAACACACGCAGCTCCTCGTACCGGCGCACTGGGCCGGCTGGGACGTTCGGTGGGCGAGAGCTTCACCAACGCGTTCGCAACGTTCGGTCAGATCGTCGTGTTCGTGGGCAAGACATTCGTTCTGCTGCCCACGACAATCCGGCATTACCGCAAGCAGACGATGAAGACCATGAACGACATGGCCTGGGGCAGCGGCTCGATCATCGTCGACGGCGGTGTGGTGAGCCTGATGTTCTTCCTCGGGATCGCCGTGGGATCGGTGGTGGCGATCATGGCCTTCATGGCGTTCGACCTCCTCGGTTTCGGCGCGCTGACCGGGATCATCAACTCGTTCGGCAACATCCGTGTCGTCGCGCCGATCATCACCGGGATCGGATTCGCGGCTCAAGCAGGCTGCCGGATGACCGCCGAGATCGGTGCCATGCGGATCTCCGAGGAGATCGACGCCACCGAGACCATGGGTCTTCGCGCGATCCCGTTCGTGGTCGGGACACGCTTGATCGGCGGCATGCTCGTGGTCCTGCCGAGCTACCTCATGGCCCTGGTCGTCAGCTTCCTGACAGGCGGGCTGATCGTGAAGCTGTTCCACGACCAACCCGAGGGGACCTACGATCACTATTTCGCCCAGTTCGTCTCGATACCGGACTTGCTGGCGTCGGTGGCGAAGGCACTCATCTTCTGTGCGGTGATCACCATCATCCACTGCTACTACGGGTATTTCGCGTCCGGCGGGCCGGCCGGTGTCGGTGCCGCATCCGGGCGGGCGATCCGTGCGAGCCTGGTGGCCATCGTTGTCCTCAATTTCCTCATGACCGTGGCCATCTGGGGCCTCAATCCGGTCCTTCCGTTCAGGGGTTGA
- a CDS encoding MlaD family protein yields MNQKGIRRFTSHDGVLGVIVLVVVAALLGTLAIIYLRPPGQKTITFEVTDASAIESGQDVRVAGISIGKVSDVALQPDRVKVTARIDAETFVGDQTKMEVRMLTPVGGYAITMIPLGREELSGPIPAGRVTVPYSIGDVIQAVPSTTDTVDTREVNANLDQVAGALDGNDTSLRSIVNGLESVTAVFDRQRGQVHDIASLAAEYLQTFNGNREFVFELIRKIDIVVSTYHVNSAGFNYAYKLFANVLMKLAPFMRFYLNHSELVSSHVNQMKDTIIRLQQQLGPAIDGLVATRKKLAQWITPEGMRQVGGGTLWTEDVCIPIPGRNC; encoded by the coding sequence ATGAACCAGAAGGGGATACGCAGATTCACCTCCCACGACGGCGTGCTCGGCGTGATCGTCCTGGTCGTGGTGGCGGCCCTCCTCGGCACTCTCGCGATCATCTATCTGCGTCCGCCGGGCCAGAAGACGATCACCTTCGAGGTCACCGACGCCTCGGCGATCGAGTCCGGACAGGACGTGCGCGTCGCGGGCATCAGCATCGGCAAGGTGTCCGACGTCGCACTCCAACCCGATCGGGTGAAGGTCACCGCGCGCATCGATGCCGAGACGTTCGTCGGTGACCAGACGAAGATGGAAGTCCGGATGCTCACGCCGGTGGGCGGATACGCGATCACGATGATCCCGCTCGGGCGTGAGGAGCTCAGCGGCCCGATCCCGGCCGGCCGGGTGACCGTTCCCTACTCGATCGGCGATGTGATCCAGGCCGTGCCGAGTACCACCGACACGGTCGACACCCGAGAGGTCAATGCCAACCTCGACCAGGTCGCCGGCGCACTCGATGGGAACGACACCTCGCTGCGCTCCATCGTGAACGGTCTCGAGTCGGTCACCGCTGTGTTCGACAGGCAACGCGGCCAGGTTCACGACATCGCCTCGCTCGCCGCGGAGTACCTGCAGACGTTCAACGGGAACCGTGAGTTCGTCTTCGAGCTGATCCGCAAGATCGACATCGTGGTGAGCACCTACCACGTCAACTCCGCGGGCTTCAACTACGCCTACAAGCTGTTCGCGAACGTCCTCATGAAGTTGGCTCCGTTCATGCGGTTCTACCTCAACCACAGCGAACTGGTCTCCAGTCACGTGAACCAGATGAAAGACACCATCATCCGGCTGCAGCAGCAGCTCGGCCCGGCCATCGACGGGCTGGTCGCCACTCGGAAGAAGCTGGCGCAGTGGATCACTCCCGAAGGGATGCGTCAGGTCGGCGGCGGCACCCTGTGGACCGAGGACGTGTGCATCCCCATTCCCGGAAGGAACTGCTGA